In the Topomyia yanbarensis strain Yona2022 chromosome 3, ASM3024719v1, whole genome shotgun sequence genome, one interval contains:
- the LOC131690422 gene encoding uncharacterized protein LOC131690422: protein MAAFTGSFLVAVLIIAIGATVIEATPTPPKSKFSEYKQICGKLLRTPAEDLEQYLQSEYTEKHDTFCFIRCVSILHGTYDDETGVNLAKMYENSGDGLTEQEFTEQAKTCLEPKEGDAEETCYCRKAWKPIWCIRKQYLDRKKGQQEAATDGAAADA from the exons ATGGCAGCCTTCACTGGATCGTTCCTTGTCGCAGTACTAATT ATCGCTATCGGTGCGACAGTGATCGAAGCGACACCAACTCCGCCGAAATCCAAATTCTCCGAATACAAGCAGATCTGCGGGAAACTGCTACGCACACCGGCGGAAGATTTGGAGCAGTACCTGCAGTCGGAGTACACCGAAAAGCACGACACGTTCTGCTTCATCCGCTGTGTGTCCATCCTGCACGGAACGTACGACGATGAAACCGGTGTCAATTTGGCCAAGATGTACGAAAACAGTGGGGATGGATTAACCGAGCAGGAATTTACGGAACAGGCCAAAACCTGTCTGGAGCCTAAGGAGGGAGACGCAGAGGAAACGTGCTACTGCCGGAAGGCGTGGAAACCAATTTGGTGTATTCGCAAGCAGTACCTGGATCGGAAGAAGGGGCAGCAGGAGGCTGCCACGGACGGCGCCGCCGCAGATGCCTAA